The Gillisia sp. Hel_I_86 genome has a segment encoding these proteins:
- a CDS encoding IS110 family transposase, producing the protein MKKKQISLEVVNPNAAGIDIGSRSHWVAVGQNAQDVKEFGVYSQDHQELCEWLKKHKVTTIAMESTGTYWQNLFSSLVVFGFDVILVNGRQTKNIKGKKTDILDCQWIQKLHTLGLLSSSFLPDSTTAVIRTYSRHRQNILKQSASAILKMQKYLRLMNMRLDVVVKDIVGLTGTKIITAFIGGEKSGKVLAQNRHYNCRKSEDEISRALQYNGREDYYFALKQEWETYLHLQKQIDQVDIQIKKHLEEVINNDDDKKQHIASKKPYKRKNKNTIRNADMNQLSYQYFEGVDLMAIEGVNDATLMAFISEIGLEGINKFESAKQFTSWLRLAPNNKISGGRVLSHHLPKGSNRLKVALRQAANTIGNLKDGHLSDFFRRINYKKGRATAISATARKLAVIIWNMLTRGIPYHPPTEYLFLDQKRKLKLVNRIKRNIAKFDIKPEDIGLTKILNIST; encoded by the coding sequence ATGAAAAAAAAGCAGATTTCACTAGAAGTGGTCAATCCCAATGCGGCAGGTATTGATATTGGAAGTAGAAGCCATTGGGTTGCTGTTGGCCAAAATGCCCAGGACGTAAAAGAATTTGGTGTTTACAGCCAAGACCATCAAGAGCTTTGTGAGTGGCTCAAAAAGCACAAGGTCACGACCATTGCCATGGAAAGCACTGGAACTTACTGGCAAAATTTATTTTCTTCATTAGTCGTCTTTGGTTTTGATGTCATTTTGGTGAATGGCCGTCAAACAAAAAACATAAAAGGAAAAAAAACAGATATTTTAGATTGCCAATGGATACAAAAACTGCACACTCTAGGATTGCTCAGCAGTAGTTTTTTGCCCGATAGCACAACAGCAGTTATCAGGACCTACTCTCGCCATAGACAAAACATTTTAAAACAATCTGCCAGTGCGATCTTAAAAATGCAAAAATACCTGAGATTGATGAACATGAGACTGGATGTGGTGGTAAAAGACATCGTAGGGCTTACGGGAACAAAAATTATCACGGCATTTATCGGTGGCGAAAAATCAGGAAAAGTATTGGCTCAGAACAGACATTATAATTGCCGAAAATCGGAAGATGAAATTTCCAGAGCATTACAATATAATGGCCGTGAAGATTATTACTTTGCCCTAAAACAAGAATGGGAAACCTATTTGCACCTTCAAAAACAAATAGACCAAGTAGATATTCAAATTAAAAAACACCTCGAAGAAGTCATCAATAATGACGATGATAAAAAACAGCACATTGCAAGTAAAAAACCATACAAAAGAAAAAACAAGAACACCATTAGAAATGCCGATATGAACCAGCTCTCCTATCAGTATTTTGAAGGAGTGGATTTAATGGCAATTGAAGGTGTGAACGACGCAACACTAATGGCCTTTATAAGCGAAATAGGTTTAGAGGGAATCAACAAATTTGAATCAGCAAAGCAATTTACCTCCTGGCTCAGGCTTGCCCCAAACAATAAAATCAGTGGAGGAAGGGTATTGAGCCATCACTTGCCAAAAGGAAGCAATCGTTTAAAAGTAGCCCTCAGGCAAGCCGCAAATACAATTGGAAATTTAAAGGATGGGCATTTATCCGATTTTTTCAGAAGAATAAACTACAAAAAAGGACGGGCAACCGCCATAAGTGCCACAGCACGAAAACTAGCAGTCATTATTTGGAATATGCTCACAAGAGGAATTCCTTATCACCCACCAACAGAATATCTGTTCCTTGACCAAAAAAGAAAACTAAAACTGGTCAATAGAATTAAAAGGAATATTGCTAAATTTGACATTAAACCCGAAGATATCGGATTAACTAAAATACTGAATATCAGTACTTAA
- a CDS encoding IS1182 family transposase encodes MRFIEGKNRKQSSLFPVSLEDAINQENEVRAVDIFVDSLDLEDMGFRVNFPEGGRPAYHPGVLLKLFIYGYLNRLRSSRNLERECKRNIELMWLLGQLSPDHNTIANFRKDNPEAIKKVFRATVALAKHFNLIGGKLIAGDGTKLRAQNSKKNNFNKKKIDRHLRYIDNKLQEYNQALEQADGTVEKENIHEQMDTQNKRKDTYHKLEQELDQTQEDQISTSDNESRHMVLRGNITEVVYNVQSTVDAKHCIPIDYEVTNNNDKKAMGAMIRRAKSIIGNNDFTALFDKGYHTGSELEIAQGLGIKTLVAIPAPGSNAPDPLYNVKNFTYDTGNDHYICPQGNFLKTNGTFYVNHRGKSNESRFKQYKTRACKGCPVRELCTTAKNGRLLARNLYTPVYEENKRNMEADPELYRRRQAIVEHPFGTMKRQWGFDHILSKKGKKRASADVGFIFIAYNLRRILNLIGKKAWKELLNTLCACFYTFIRAYKVILKLIPIFNFNISDSRFIPQHTIKSLILVTNR; translated from the coding sequence ATGAGATTTATAGAAGGAAAAAATCGCAAACAATCCTCGTTGTTCCCTGTGTCCCTAGAGGACGCCATTAATCAGGAAAACGAGGTCAGGGCCGTAGATATCTTTGTAGATAGCTTGGATTTAGAAGACATGGGGTTTCGAGTAAATTTCCCAGAAGGAGGTCGTCCTGCTTACCACCCAGGTGTGTTGCTCAAGTTATTTATCTATGGATATTTGAACCGACTGCGTTCCTCCCGAAATTTGGAGCGCGAATGCAAACGAAATATCGAATTGATGTGGCTCCTTGGGCAACTCTCCCCAGACCATAACACCATTGCCAACTTTAGAAAGGACAATCCTGAGGCTATAAAGAAAGTTTTTCGTGCCACAGTAGCACTGGCCAAACACTTCAATCTCATTGGAGGGAAACTTATTGCAGGGGATGGCACCAAGCTAAGAGCCCAGAACAGCAAAAAGAACAACTTCAATAAAAAGAAGATCGACCGTCACCTTCGATATATCGATAACAAGCTTCAGGAATATAACCAAGCGCTAGAACAAGCCGATGGTACTGTAGAAAAAGAAAATATCCATGAGCAGATGGATACCCAGAACAAGCGCAAGGATACGTATCATAAACTCGAGCAGGAATTGGATCAAACCCAAGAAGACCAGATCTCAACCTCGGACAACGAGAGCAGACATATGGTCTTGAGGGGCAACATTACAGAGGTAGTCTATAATGTCCAGTCCACCGTAGATGCCAAGCACTGCATCCCCATTGATTATGAAGTCACCAACAATAATGATAAAAAAGCGATGGGAGCCATGATCAGAAGAGCAAAATCCATTATAGGGAACAATGATTTCACCGCTCTTTTTGACAAAGGATATCATACTGGATCTGAATTGGAAATTGCCCAGGGTTTAGGGATCAAAACCCTGGTTGCTATTCCTGCCCCCGGTTCCAATGCACCGGATCCCCTGTACAATGTTAAAAATTTTACCTACGATACGGGGAACGATCACTACATATGTCCCCAAGGTAATTTTCTGAAAACCAACGGCACCTTTTACGTCAACCACCGAGGGAAATCAAACGAGTCAAGGTTCAAACAGTATAAAACAAGAGCTTGTAAGGGATGCCCGGTGCGGGAGTTATGCACCACGGCCAAAAACGGGAGGCTCCTGGCTAGGAACCTATACACTCCTGTTTATGAAGAAAACAAAAGAAATATGGAAGCTGATCCTGAATTGTACAGACGCAGGCAGGCTATTGTAGAACATCCCTTTGGAACCATGAAAAGGCAATGGGGATTTGATCATATCCTTTCTAAAAAAGGCAAGAAAAGGGCTTCTGCAGATGTTGGGTTTATTTTCATTGCCTACAATCTCAGACGAATTTTGAACTTGATTGGCAAAAAGGCATGGAAGGAGTTATTGAACACCTTATGTGCTTGTTTTTATACCTTTATAAGAGCGTATAAAGTCATATTAAAGCTAATACCCATCTTTAATTTCAACATCTCTGATTCGCGTTTTATTCCTCAGCATACCATAAAAAGCCTTATTTTAGTCACAAATCGGTAA
- a CDS encoding zeta toxin family protein, with protein MIMEDKNLYIIAGCNGAGKTTASFTILPEIIECKEFVNADEIAKGLSPFQPEMVAFESGRIMINRINELLKEGENFAFETTLSTRSYKNKIIQAKEKGYTVTLLFFWLKNIELAQQRVKIRVKEGGHNIPDKVIERRYLRGINNLFEIYLPIVDGALIFDNSYGKHELIAQKTVDNHIDVINDKKFKELKSYYDNKR; from the coding sequence GTGATAATGGAAGATAAAAACTTATACATAATCGCAGGTTGTAACGGAGCAGGAAAAACAACAGCTTCTTTTACCATTTTACCAGAAATTATTGAATGTAAAGAATTTGTCAATGCAGATGAAATTGCAAAAGGTCTCTCACCTTTCCAACCTGAAATGGTTGCATTTGAATCTGGTAGAATAATGATAAATAGAATTAATGAACTTTTAAAAGAAGGTGAAAATTTTGCTTTTGAAACTACCTTATCGACCCGAAGTTATAAGAATAAAATAATTCAAGCTAAAGAAAAAGGGTATACTGTTACACTTTTATTCTTTTGGTTAAAAAACATCGAATTGGCACAGCAACGTGTGAAAATTAGGGTTAAAGAAGGCGGACATAATATTCCAGATAAAGTAATTGAAAGAAGATATTTAAGAGGCATTAATAATCTATTTGAAATTTATCTTCCGATTGTTGACGGCGCATTGATTTTTGACAATTCATATGGTAAACACGAATTAATTGCTCAAAAAACAGTGGATAATCATATAGATGTAATAAATGATAAAAAATTTAAAGAATTAAAAAGCTATTATGACAACAAAAGATAA
- the ltrA gene encoding group II intron reverse transcriptase/maturase — protein MIFKEKQKSQPIDKRQVMEAFKKVRSNKGASGVDKVSISEVSARPMKYLYPVWNRLASGSYFPKPVREVEIPKADGRIRKLGIPTVQDRTAQMVIREELEQLADKQFSKSSFGYRPHKSAHQAIKQCRENCMAMDWAIDLDIKSFFDEIDHDLMLKALGHFTKEKHIHLYVTRWLKASVQKKDGSVHPRSKGTPQGGVISPLLANIFLDVVFDKWIEQHHPEVKFERYADDIIIHCANFKQALRTLEAVKARFEQCKLQIKKGKSNIVYCKRNQKKHPPFKVHYVTFSFLGFTFKPRMVKGYYGNFHLGFTPAISRQSQKRINQTLFKMKLHRMVHLRLPDLAGIIANKVRGWIHYYGKVRMSELHYVFRFLNMRLAKWVRNKYRRFRRKHWFFAYKWLQETAKQFPNLFVHWQYGFTP, from the coding sequence ATGATTTTCAAAGAGAAACAAAAGTCGCAACCGATAGATAAGCGACAGGTAATGGAAGCCTTTAAGAAGGTACGCAGTAACAAGGGTGCATCGGGTGTCGATAAAGTATCGATTTCCGAAGTGTCCGCTCGCCCTATGAAATACCTTTATCCCGTATGGAACAGGTTAGCTAGTGGAAGTTACTTTCCCAAGCCCGTTCGCGAAGTAGAAATACCCAAAGCAGATGGCAGGATACGGAAACTGGGCATCCCGACGGTACAAGACCGAACGGCTCAAATGGTAATTAGAGAGGAGCTGGAGCAGCTTGCAGATAAGCAGTTCAGCAAAAGTTCCTTTGGCTATCGACCACACAAATCGGCGCACCAAGCCATAAAGCAATGCAGGGAAAACTGTATGGCGATGGATTGGGCAATAGATTTGGACATCAAGAGTTTTTTTGATGAGATAGACCACGATTTAATGCTCAAAGCATTGGGTCACTTTACCAAAGAGAAGCACATTCACTTGTACGTGACACGTTGGTTAAAAGCCAGTGTCCAAAAGAAAGATGGGAGTGTTCATCCCCGTAGCAAAGGCACACCACAGGGAGGTGTTATAAGCCCATTATTGGCAAACATTTTCCTAGACGTTGTTTTTGACAAATGGATTGAACAGCACCATCCCGAAGTAAAGTTTGAACGATATGCAGATGATATTATCATCCATTGTGCAAACTTCAAACAAGCCCTGCGGACTTTGGAAGCGGTAAAAGCCAGATTTGAGCAATGCAAGTTGCAGATAAAGAAAGGCAAGAGCAATATTGTTTATTGCAAGCGCAACCAAAAGAAGCACCCACCGTTCAAGGTCCACTATGTAACCTTCAGTTTTTTAGGTTTTACATTCAAACCAAGAATGGTAAAGGGCTACTACGGGAACTTTCATTTGGGTTTCACGCCCGCCATCAGCCGCCAAAGTCAAAAGCGAATCAATCAAACCTTGTTCAAGATGAAACTGCACCGTATGGTTCACTTGCGCCTGCCCGATTTGGCAGGCATTATAGCGAACAAAGTACGAGGGTGGATTCATTATTACGGCAAGGTGCGAATGAGCGAACTACATTATGTGTTCCGCTTTTTGAATATGCGACTGGCTAAATGGGTACGCAACAAATATCGGCGATTTAGGCGTAAACATTGGTTCTTTGCCTACAAATGGTTACAGGAGACTGCCAAGCAGTTTCCCAATCTATTTGTGCATTGGCAATATGGTTTTACGCCTTAG
- a CDS encoding type II toxin-antitoxin system RelE/ParE family toxin: MKSGYKILWTDHAISELKDTIEHLEEKWTEKELSNFSEELDHTIELISKNPELFQVSSKKKEVRRAVVARYNNLYYRTKNDTVEILSIFSNRQDPDKINI, encoded by the coding sequence ATGAAAAGTGGTTATAAAATTTTGTGGACTGACCACGCTATTTCAGAATTAAAAGATACAATTGAACATTTAGAGGAAAAATGGACGGAAAAGGAACTTTCAAACTTTTCAGAAGAACTAGATCATACAATTGAACTAATCTCAAAAAATCCTGAACTTTTCCAAGTTTCAAGTAAGAAAAAGGAAGTAAGAAGAGCTGTTGTCGCACGATATAATAATCTTTATTATCGGACTAAAAATGACACAGTTGAAATACTTTCTATATTTTCTAATCGACAAGATCCCGATAAAATTAACATCTAA